One window of the Delphinus delphis chromosome 20, mDelDel1.2, whole genome shotgun sequence genome contains the following:
- the BCL3 gene encoding B-cell lymphoma 3 protein isoform X1 has translation MPRCPAGTMDEGPVDLRTRPKGSGPPGAALPLRKRPLRAPSPEPAAPRGAVGPIVPPDPLRGGLDTPAVPAPPHGLARPEAIYYQGPLLSLYPTSTMGSPFPLLNLPTPLYPMMCSMEHPLSADIAMATHADEDGDTPLHIAVVQGNLPAVHRLVNLFQHGGRELDIYNNLRQTPLHLAVITTLPSVVRLLVMAGASPMALDRHGQTAAHLACEHRSPACLRALLDSAAGGTMDLEARNYDGLTALHVAVNTECQEAVLLLLEHGADIDAVDIKSGRSPLIHAVENNSLSMVQLLLQHGANVNAQMYSGSSALHSASGRGLLPLVRTLVRSGADSGLKNCHNDTPLMVARSRRVIDILRGKATRAAPACQPEPSPDRSATTSPESSSRLSSNGEKPAPNFQQPSSALPQNPGVGVPSPLPPGSSLSLPSPLLSLLFPQVFCQHHHPPRPPSLPPRTPLDSPWFPPIFSFLPHLHRPSCPMPGSSEPLAGRCPPPQLQEVAERDGGADLGLMRRDLAALWGRPSWKL, from the exons ATGCCCCGATGCCCCGCGGGGACCATGGACGAGGGGCCTGTGGACCTGCGTACCCGGCCCAAGGGCTCCGGACCCCCAGGCGCCGCGCTGCCGCTCCGCAAGCGCCCTCTGCGTGCGCCCTCCCCAGAGCCCGCCGCCCCCCGCGGCGCTGTGGGCCCCATCGTCCCCCCGGATCCCCTCCGCGGTGGCTTAGACACGCCAGCGGTGCCTGCGCCCCCCCACGGCCTGGCCCGGCCAGAAGCAATTTACTACCAGG GACCTTTACTGTCCCTGTACCCCACCTCAACAATGGGCTCCCCCTTTCCTCTGCTGAACCTGCCTACACCCCTGTACCCCATGATGTGCTCCATGGAACACCCCCTGTCGGCTGACATCGCCATGGCCACCCATGCGGACGAGGACGGAGACAC GCCACTCCACATTGCGGTGGTGCAGGGCAATCTACCAGCTGTGCATCGGCTAGTCAACCTCTTCCAGCATGGCGGCCGGGAGCTGGATATCTACAACAACCTCCGGCAG ACACCACTACACCTGGCTGTGATCACCACTTTGCCGTCTGTGGTCCGGCTCCTGGTGATGGCCGGTGCCAGCCCCATGGCACTGGACCGCCACGGCCAGACGGCAGCGCACCTAGCTTGCGAGCACCGCAGCCCGGCCTGCCTGCGGGCCCTGCTGGACAGCGCGGCCGGGGGCACCATGGACCTGGAGGCCCGCAATTACGACG GGCTCACCGCCCTGCACGTGGCCGTGAACACCGAGTGCCAAGAAGCGGTGCTGCTCTTGCTGGAGCACGGCGCGGACATCGACGCGGTG GACATTAAGAGCGGCCGCTCCCCACTCATCCACGCCGTGGAAAACAACAGCCTTAGCATGGTGCAGCTGCTGCTACAG CACGGCGCCAACGTGAACGCGCAAATGTACTCGGGCAGCTCGGCGCTGCACTCGGCGTCAGGCCGCGGGCTCCTCCCGCTCGTGCGCACGCTGGTCCGCAGCGGCGCAGACAGCGGCCTCAAGAACTGCCACAACGACACGCCGCTCATGGTGGCGCGCAGCCGCCGG GTCATCGACATCCTGAGAGGGAAGGCCACACGGGCTGCTCCTGCATGCCAGCCAGAGCCCTCCCCTGACCGGAGTGCCACCACCTCCCCTGAGAGCAGCAGCCGCCTCAGCTCCAATGGTGAGAAACCGGCTCCCAACTTCCAGCAGCCCAGCTCCGCCCTCCCTCAGAACCCAGGAGTGggggtccccagcccccttccccctgGATCCAGCCTCTCGCTGCCCtcacccctcctctctcttctcttcccacaggtcttctgtcagcatcaCCACCCTCCTCGCCCTCCCAGTCTCCCCCCAAGGACCCCCCTGGATTCCCCATGGTTCCCCCCaattttttccttcctgcctcaTCTCCACCGACCTTCCTGCCCTATGCCGGGGTCCTCCGAGCCCCTGGCCGGCCggtgcccccctccccagctccaggaGGTAGCTGAGAGGGATGGGGGGGCAGATCTCGGACTCATGAGGAGGGACCTCGCTGCCCTATGGGGTCGGCCCTCCTGGAAACTGTGA
- the BCL3 gene encoding B-cell lymphoma 3 protein isoform X2 has translation MPRCPAGTMDEGPVDLRTRPKGSGPPGAALPLRKRPLRAPSPEPAAPRGAVGPIVPPDPLRGGLDTPAVPAPPHGLARPEAIYYQGPLLSLYPTSTMGSPFPLLNLPTPLYPMMCSMEHPLSADIAMATHADEDGDTPLHIAVVQGNLPAVHRLVNLFQHGGRELDIYNNLRQTPLHLAVITTLPSVVRLLVMAGASPMALDRHGQTAAHLACEHRSPACLRALLDSAAGGTMDLEARNYDGLTALHVAVNTECQEAVLLLLEHGADIDAVDIKSGRSPLIHAVENNSLSMVQLLLQHGANVNAQMYSGSSALHSASGRGLLPLVRTLVRSGADSGLKNCHNDTPLMVARSRRVIDILRGKATRAAPACQPEPSPDRSATTSPESSSRLSSNGLLSASPPSSPSQSPPKDPPGFPMVPPNFFLPASSPPTFLPYAGVLRAPGRPVPPSPAPGGS, from the exons ATGCCCCGATGCCCCGCGGGGACCATGGACGAGGGGCCTGTGGACCTGCGTACCCGGCCCAAGGGCTCCGGACCCCCAGGCGCCGCGCTGCCGCTCCGCAAGCGCCCTCTGCGTGCGCCCTCCCCAGAGCCCGCCGCCCCCCGCGGCGCTGTGGGCCCCATCGTCCCCCCGGATCCCCTCCGCGGTGGCTTAGACACGCCAGCGGTGCCTGCGCCCCCCCACGGCCTGGCCCGGCCAGAAGCAATTTACTACCAGG GACCTTTACTGTCCCTGTACCCCACCTCAACAATGGGCTCCCCCTTTCCTCTGCTGAACCTGCCTACACCCCTGTACCCCATGATGTGCTCCATGGAACACCCCCTGTCGGCTGACATCGCCATGGCCACCCATGCGGACGAGGACGGAGACAC GCCACTCCACATTGCGGTGGTGCAGGGCAATCTACCAGCTGTGCATCGGCTAGTCAACCTCTTCCAGCATGGCGGCCGGGAGCTGGATATCTACAACAACCTCCGGCAG ACACCACTACACCTGGCTGTGATCACCACTTTGCCGTCTGTGGTCCGGCTCCTGGTGATGGCCGGTGCCAGCCCCATGGCACTGGACCGCCACGGCCAGACGGCAGCGCACCTAGCTTGCGAGCACCGCAGCCCGGCCTGCCTGCGGGCCCTGCTGGACAGCGCGGCCGGGGGCACCATGGACCTGGAGGCCCGCAATTACGACG GGCTCACCGCCCTGCACGTGGCCGTGAACACCGAGTGCCAAGAAGCGGTGCTGCTCTTGCTGGAGCACGGCGCGGACATCGACGCGGTG GACATTAAGAGCGGCCGCTCCCCACTCATCCACGCCGTGGAAAACAACAGCCTTAGCATGGTGCAGCTGCTGCTACAG CACGGCGCCAACGTGAACGCGCAAATGTACTCGGGCAGCTCGGCGCTGCACTCGGCGTCAGGCCGCGGGCTCCTCCCGCTCGTGCGCACGCTGGTCCGCAGCGGCGCAGACAGCGGCCTCAAGAACTGCCACAACGACACGCCGCTCATGGTGGCGCGCAGCCGCCGG GTCATCGACATCCTGAGAGGGAAGGCCACACGGGCTGCTCCTGCATGCCAGCCAGAGCCCTCCCCTGACCGGAGTGCCACCACCTCCCCTGAGAGCAGCAGCCGCCTCAGCTCCAATG gtcttctgtcagcatcaCCACCCTCCTCGCCCTCCCAGTCTCCCCCCAAGGACCCCCCTGGATTCCCCATGGTTCCCCCCaattttttccttcctgcctcaTCTCCACCGACCTTCCTGCCCTATGCCGGGGTCCTCCGAGCCCCTGGCCGGCCggtgcccccctccccagctccaggaGGTAGCTGA